A genomic window from Enoplosus armatus isolate fEnoArm2 chromosome 20, fEnoArm2.hap1, whole genome shotgun sequence includes:
- the LOC139303295 gene encoding rho GTPase-activating protein 23-like — MLRVSGVAPAPLGHEWRFQCSVGVDCSDAEPRCIWVAVLRGVSPRTSPRPTPIASPRRWGSQRVIHRHRFSWAKGRRDGMVSSNENRCRPLSSGEVEGVLWQGPRTIFLQKNSQGFGFTLRHFIVYPPESSLHSIKDEENGNATGKAGCQWSPLEPMDTIFVKSVKENGPAQQAGLCTGDRLVKVNGESILGKTYSQVITLIQNSENILELSIMPKDEDVLQLVSVYSQDAYLKGNKPYSGEAQNLPEPPPLCYPSNKPSSTAPQPSHNVHSPLDNWQCRPRPTTSPLDNYPLAASTPTSGWPGGPEDSSGHFVPSGRHRGRSSSAINALDFHFANHNAAIASATLPPPRKSSLPASARTHTDALCHQALSDWYYSQAEAAEHMSPRHRSISQDRLAELGLGLALGPGPTSASTISVEQRRREPLLYHHQAAATSHDSCWLGSWGGVSGPGSRSCSESLLAAYAEYEHNYGRSVETLAQASALVSPHYEHSSQGCQMTKFSKQKDQKVPSAHQQQTTSPITASSTVPPSGRQSGQQVAEPQTRRVKEELVGYKSYSPSFSHKAGHLLQQAHSFREPSYGGPHLNWSPGNRSSPVDSEGGMVPRPQSTPALSASEEERARLDEDREAISPNSLTQEVVLRQKPPSGHRTPGQALRHPHYTTPVESPEPPGLTPTPGTPSPVSGGPGPNHRVNGSLAQHVFNSLSSIPFIDEPTSPSTDLQACYVPACSVVSSFQASTMADLTSTSVFPTLSSIPPFVRLRYQDCSSIKGRRSSYLLAITTERSKSCDEGLNTFREEGRVFSKLPKRVKSFFTDGSLESLRAQEEARSKRHSTSELGTITFSDVRKEGWLHYKQILTEKGKKVGGGMRPWKRVFSVLRSHSLFLYKDKREAVLHGAGAGPSQDEHPPISIRGCLIDIAYSETKRKHTLRLTTQDFCEYLLQAEDRDDMLAWIRVIRENSKTDNEEIGFSRQALINKKLNDYRKHSLTGSKPESSPRAHRMMPPFLLAKTDNTSVNRAPRTDDNKALWGINIMKKAKKTGSPKAFGVRLEDCQPAVNHKFVPLIVEMCLGVVEATGLEYTGIYRVPGNNAMVSNLQEHLNKGMDINTAEERWQDLNVISSLLKSFFRKLPEPLFTDDKYSDFIDANRIEDAEDRLKTMKKLIHDLPDHYYHTLKFLVGHLKRVADHSERNKMEPRNLALVFGPTLVRTSEDNMTDMVTHMPDRYKIVETLILHHDWFFSNGELDKEEKAPEDKRDMQPVPNIDHLLSNIGRPGMPGEASDSITSDSLKSKLSSGSKKDLNARDFLPMSIISAVTRKRKKCLSTHLQGSSADEDSEHEPVKASNYGGGEGGGGEEDEDGGEEKAVNGEHTIPKKEKKDEKENEVKAGEITEGKDSLAGEEEAEKDVGNGTGYGAKQFERESRQSTTLLGNALQLHSNCFPCSHHQIHATYPRPLTVTNPPSHLRPHNLARGCSTVPFWIPPTRLPSLYQASSFHGTQQPDWKQSAPVRYRKTRGGRTRAISMNLDFELGRSEDRIRGGRAERVEVIRVVEATPCGSVPQGSIVGPRSIQQIDPLLHLAQKAPPLSSSSSGWIDQSSPGSSTVVLRRSALDPRDNSRAWRRHTVVI; from the exons ATGCTGAGGGTGTCGGGTGTCGCACCAGCTCCATTGGGCCATGAATGGCGATTTCAGTGTTCTGTCGGAGTGGACTGTAGCGATGCTGAACCTCGCTGTATCTGGGTGGCAGTTTTAAGGGGTGTTTCACCTCGTACCTCACCCCGGCCAACCCCCATTGCATCACCGAGAAGATGGGGCTCCCAGAGGGTTATACACCGGCATCGCTTCTCCTGG GCTAAAGGGCGGAGAGATGGCATGGTGTCGTCCAATGAGAACAGGTGCCGGCCGCTGTCATCGGGTGAGGTGGAGGGCGTGTTGTGGCAGGGCCCACGGACCATTTTCCTCCAGAAGAATTCACAGGGATTCGGCTTTACTCTGCGGCACTTCATTGTCTACCCACCAGAGTCCTCCCTCCACAGCATCAAG gATGAAGAGAATGGAAATGCGACCGGAAAAG cagGTTGTCAGTGGTCTCCTTTGGAGCCAATGGACACCATCTTTGTGAAGAGTGTCAAAGAAAATGGCCCTGCCCAACAAGCCGGACTGTGtacag GGGACAGGCTGGTGAAGGTGAATGGGGAGAGCATTCTGGGAAAAACCTACTCTCAAGTGATCACACTCATCCAAAACAG TGAAAACATTCTAGAGCTCTCTATTATGCCAAAAGATGAGGATGTGTTGCAGTTGGTAAGT GTGTACTCCCAGGATGCCTACCTGAAAGGCAATAAGCCATATTCAGGCGAGGCCCAGAACCTCCCTGAGCCACCGCCTCTCTGTTACCCTTCCAACAAACCCAGCTCCACCGCCCCCCAGCCCAGCCACAACGTCCACAGTCCCCTGGACAACTGGCAGTGCCGCCCCCGCCCCACCACCTCTCCACTGGATAATTACCCCCTTGCTGCTTCTACTCCCACCTCCGGCTGGCCCGGGGGTCCTGAGGATTCCAGTGGCCACTTTGTCCCTTCAGGGCGGCACCGTGGGCGCTCCTCGTCGGCCATCAATGCGCTGGACTTTCACTTTGCTAACCACAATGCCGCCATCGCCTCTGCAACTCTGCCTCCACCACGGAAGAGCAGCCTGCCGGCCTCCGCCCGCACTCACACCGATGCTCTCTGCCACCAGGCTCTGTCGGACTGGTACTACAGCCAGGCTGAGGCTGCCGAGCACATGTCCCCCCGCCACCGCAGTATATCTCAGGATCGTTTAGCAGAGCTGGGGCTGGGGTTGGCGCTTGGCCCCGGACCCACATCTGCCTCCACAATCTCTGTGGAGCAACGCAGAAGAGAACCCCTCCTGTACCACCACCAGGCAGCTGCTACTTCCCATGATTCCTGTTGGCTAGGGAGCTGGGGTGGTGTATCAGGACCAGGAAGCAGGTCGTGCTCAGAGAGCCTGCTGGCAGCCTATGCAGAGTACGAGCACAACTATGGCCGTTCTGTGGAAACACTGGCACAAGCCTCTGCACTGGTATCACCACACTACGAACACTCTTCACAAGGCTGCCAAATGACAAAATTCAGTAAGCAGAAAGATCAGAAAGTCCCATCAGCTCATCAGCAACAAACCACATCCCCCATCACAGCCTCTTCAACAGTGCCTCCTAGTGGCAGGCAGTCAGGTCAGCAGGTAGCTGAACCCCAAACAAGGCGAGTAAAAGAAGAGCTGGTGGGCTACAAAAGCTACAGCCCTTCGTTCTCCCACAAAGCTGGCCACCTCCTCCAGCAGGCCCACTCCTTCAGAGAGCCCAGCTACGGTGGCCCACACCTCAACTGGAGCCCTGGCAACAGAAGCAGCCCTGTGGACAGTGAGGGAGGGATGGTACCTAGGCCCCAGTCTACCCCCGCCCTGTCTgcgtcagaggaggagagagcccGACTCGATGAGGACAGGGAGGCCATCTCCCCCAACTCCCTGACTCAAGAGGTGGTCCTGAGGCAGAAACCGCCTTCTGGCCACCGAACCCCTGGTCAGGCCCTCCGGCATCCCCACTACACCACACCTGTGGAGTCACCCGAGCCCCCTGGTTTGACACCTACACCAGGGAccccctctcctgtctctggGGGGCCCGGCCCCAACCACAGGGTTAATGGTAGCCTGGCACAGCATGTATTCAACTCCCTGTCCTCTATTCCCTTCATAG ATGAACCCACCAGTCCTAGCACTGACCTACAGGCCTGCTATGTACCAGCCTGCTCAGTGGTGTCCAGTTTCCAGGCCTCCACTATGGCCGACCTCACTTCCACCTCTGTCTtccccaccctctcctccatcccccCCTTTGTCCGTCTTCGTTATCAGGACTGCA GCAGTATTAAAGGTCGCCGCTCCTCTTACTTGCTGGCTATCACCACTGAGAGATCCAAGTCCTGTGACGAGGGCCTCAACACCTTCAGGGAAGAAGGCCGTGTCTTCTC CAAACTACCAAAAAGGGTCAAGAGCTTTTTCACCGATGGG TCTCTGGAGAGCCTGCGAGCCCAGGAGGAGGCTCGGTCAAAGCGCCACTCCACCTCTGAACTGGGAACCATCACCTTTAGTGATGTTCGCAAGGAGGGCTGGCTGCACTACAAACAGATCCTCACAGAGAAGGGAAAG AAAGTCGGTGGCGGCATGCGACCGTGGAAGCGCGTCTTCTCCGTGCTCCGTTCCCATTCACTCTTCCTCTACAAGGACAAACGAGAAGCCGTCCTTCACGGGGCGGGGGCGGGGCCCAGCCAGGACGAACACCCTCCAATCAGCATCCGCGGCTGTCTGATCGACATCGCCTACAGTGAAACCAAGCGTAAGCACACCCTGAGGCTGACCACGCAGGACTTCTGCGAGTACCTTCTGCAGGCCGAGGACAGGGATGACATGCTGGCCTGGATCAGGGTCATCAGGGAGAACAGCAAGACTGACAACGAG GAGATTGGTTTCTCAAGACAAGCTCTCATCAACAAGAAGCTAAATGACTACAGAAAACACAG TCTGACGGGTAGTAAGCCGGAGTCCTCTCCCAGAGCCCATCGTATGATGCCTCCCTTCCTCCTGGCTAAGACTGACAACACCTCAGTGAACCGAGCCCCCAGAACTG ATGACAACAAGGCGCTGTGGGGCATCAACATCATGAAGAAGGCCAAGAAGACAGGCAGTCCGAAGGCTTTTGGTGTGCGGCTGGAGGACTGTCAGCCTGCTGTCAACCATAAA TTTGTACCTCTGATTGTGGAGATGTGCCTTGGTGTGGTGGAGGCAACGGGGTTGGAGTACACCGGTATCTACCGGGTCCCGGGGAACAACGCCATGGTGTCCAACCTGCAGGAGCATCTCAACAAGGGCATGGACATCAACACTGCTGAGGAG AGATGGCAGGACCTGAATGTAATCAGCAGTCTGCTTAAATCTTTCTTCCGAAAACTGCCTGAGCCACTGTTTACTGATG ACAAATACAGTGATTTCATTGACGCCAACCGGATAGAGGACGCAGAGGACAGATTGAAGACCATGAAGAAACTG ATCCATGACCTCCCAGATCACTATTATCATACCCTCAAGTTCCTGGTGGGCCACCTAAAGAGAGTTGCAGATCACTCTGAAAGGAATAAG atggAGCCGAGAAACCTGGCTCTGGTGTTTGGTCCCACTCTGGTGAGGACGTCAGAGGACAATATGACCGACATGGTCACCCACATGCCTGACCGCTACAAAATAGTGGAGACACTTATCCTGCAT CATGACTGGTTCTTCAGTAATGGAGAGCTTGATAAGGAAGAGAAG gccccAGAGGATAAACGGGACATGCAGCCTGTGCCTAACATTGACCATCTGCTGTCCAATATCGGCAGGCCGGGCATGCCAGGAGAGGCATCAG ATTCCATCACCAGCGATTCACTTAAGTCAAAG CTTTCCTCAGGCTCCAAGAAAGACCTGAATGCCAGGGACTTCCTGCCCATGTCCATCATCTCTGCTGTGACCCGCAAACGTAAAAAATGCCTCAGTACCCACCTGCAGGGTAGCAGCGCGGACGAGGACTCTGAGCATGAGCCAGTCAAAGCCAGCAACTAtgggggaggagaaggggggggaggggaggaggatgaggatggaggagaggaaaaggcagTCAATGGAGAACATACCAttcctaaaaaagaaaaaaaagatgaaaaggaaaatgaggTGAAAGCTGGAGAGATCACAGAGGGAAAAGATTCATTGGCGGGAGAAGAAGAGGCTGAAAAAGATGTGGGGAACGGAACTGGCTATGGTGCAAAACAATTCGAAAGGGAGAGCAGGCAGAGCACAACCTTGCTGGGAAATGCACTGCAACTCCATTCAAACTGTTTCCCCTGCTCACATCATCAGATCCATGCCACATATCCAAGACCCCTAACTGTGACTAATCCTCCTTCCCATTTGAGACCTCACAATCTGGCCAGAGGATGCTCCACTGTCCCTTTCTGGATTCCCCCCACCAGGCTTCCCAGCCTCTACCAGGCTTCCAGCTTTCATGGGACCCAGCAGCCAGACTGGAAACAGTCAGCACCAGTCCGCTACAGGAAGACCAGAGGTGGGAGGACGAGGGCAATATCCATGAATCTGGACTTTGAGCTGGGCAGGAGTGAGGACAGAatcagaggagggagagcagagagggtaGAAGTGATCAGAGTCGTTGAGGCAACACCATGTGGAAGTGTTCCTCAGGGATCAATTGTAGGTCCCAGGTCAATTCAGCAAATAGATCCCCTTCTTCATCTTGCCCAGAAggctccccctctctcctcctcttcctcaggatGGATAGATCAAAGCTCCCCGGGGTCTTCCACTGTGGTCCTGAGAAGATCGGCCCTGGACCCAAGGGACAACTCGAGAGCGTGGCGTCGTCACACAGTGGTAATTTAA